One region of Salvia hispanica cultivar TCC Black 2014 unplaced genomic scaffold, UniMelb_Shisp_WGS_1.0 HiC_scaffold_1329, whole genome shotgun sequence genomic DNA includes:
- the LOC125198266 gene encoding cysteine-rich receptor-like protein kinase 25, whose product MCRACIQSASRELLESCPGARQAAIWYEYCTLRYSDDPIHSTRVADPVKRLRNTQNAANGAAFKEDRARLLADLTAQAANGTFQLKVGAGARNLSRSDFATIYGLVQCTPDFSSEECRSCLTEIAEILRNFTSIGFRVLGPDCVIRYESTS is encoded by the coding sequence ATGTGCCGCGCCTGTATCCAATCCGCGTCGCGCGAGCTGCTCGAATCGTGCCCCGGCGCGAGGCAGGCTGCGATATGGTACGAGTACTGCACCCTGCGCTACTCCGACGATCCCATACACAGCACGCGTGTCGCCGATCCAGTTAAGAGACTGCGAAATACACAAAATGCTGCGAATGGAGCTGCGTTCAAGGAGGACAGGGCGAGGCTGCTGGCTGATCTCACCGCGCAGGCGGCTAACGGCACGTTCCAGCTCAAGGTCGGTGCGGGAGCTAGGAATCTATCGCGCTCTGATTTTGCGACGATTTATGGACTGGTGCAGTGTACGCCGGACTTTTCGTCGGAGGAATGCCGGAGTTGCTTGACTGAAATTGCGGAAATCCTTCGAAATTTTACTTCGATTGGATTCAGAGTGCTAGGACCTGATTGCGTTATTCGCTATGAAAGTACTAGTTGA